A section of the Deinococcus taeanensis genome encodes:
- a CDS encoding response regulator transcription factor, producing the protein MEQRILLIEDNPDITRVVQYELEQAGYRVLAAPDGVTGLTAARESSPDLVILDLGLPDFDGAEIARRLRKTSSVPIIILTAMDAVDRKVNLLEAGADDYMTKPFHPEELVARVKVQLRHQQHGEVISIGPLEIHPQKRLCHYNGHEVRLSPKEFDLLTFLARQPGRVYSRQEIEREVWNGELPSNSNVVDVHMANMRAKLRDLDGYGIIRTVRGIGYALKTP; encoded by the coding sequence ATGGAGCAACGCATCCTGCTGATCGAGGACAACCCTGATATCACCCGCGTCGTCCAGTACGAACTGGAACAGGCCGGGTACCGCGTCCTGGCCGCGCCAGACGGCGTGACCGGCCTGACCGCCGCACGTGAAAGCAGCCCGGACCTGGTGATCCTGGACCTGGGTCTGCCGGATTTCGACGGCGCGGAAATCGCCCGGCGCCTGCGCAAGACCAGCAGCGTGCCGATCATCATCCTGACCGCCATGGACGCCGTGGACCGCAAGGTGAACCTGCTCGAAGCCGGCGCCGACGATTACATGACCAAACCCTTCCACCCGGAGGAACTCGTGGCGCGCGTAAAAGTGCAGCTGCGCCACCAGCAGCACGGCGAGGTCATCTCCATCGGGCCGCTGGAAATTCACCCCCAGAAACGCCTGTGCCACTACAACGGTCACGAGGTGCGCCTCTCCCCGAAGGAATTCGACCTGCTCACCTTCCTGGCCCGCCAGCCCGGGCGCGTGTACTCCAGGCAGGAGATCGAACGGGAAGTCTGGAACGGGGAACTGCCCAGCAACAGCAACGTGGTGGACGTGCACATGGCCAACATGCGCGCCAAACTCCGTGACCTGGACGGCTACGGCATCATCCGCACCGTGCGCGGGATCGGGTACGCCCTGAAAACGCCCTGA
- a CDS encoding P1 family peptidase: MTERTNRTLTGIPGFQVGHWTDLDAQTGCTVLLCPPDGAVASASFLGPSPGTREGVLLAPEKKVERVHALLFTGGSAFGLAAAAGVVRVLEERGVGHLTPWARVPIVPAAVIYDLGVGRADVRPGAQEGEAAARAASTAAVPRGRVGAGTGATAGKYLGVGAVPGGLGSVLLERHGVQVGALAVVNPIGDVLDERGGVLAGPGVGPGAVAFTPGDAENTTLVAVVTEHALTKGECRRLADAAQAALARVIHPSHTFWDGDSAFMLSSGTRPAADPMLLGALVQEAVCAAVRDAVRTAGSALAQ, from the coding sequence ATGACCGAACGGACCAACCGCACCCTGACCGGAATTCCGGGCTTTCAGGTGGGCCACTGGACGGACCTAGACGCGCAGACTGGCTGCACCGTTCTGTTGTGCCCGCCGGACGGCGCGGTGGCGTCCGCGTCGTTTTTGGGGCCCAGCCCAGGTACGCGCGAGGGCGTGCTGCTCGCCCCGGAGAAGAAGGTGGAGCGTGTGCACGCCCTGCTGTTCACGGGCGGCAGCGCGTTCGGCCTTGCGGCCGCCGCGGGCGTGGTGCGGGTGCTGGAGGAACGTGGCGTTGGGCACCTGACGCCGTGGGCGCGTGTGCCGATCGTGCCGGCGGCCGTGATCTATGACCTGGGCGTGGGCCGTGCCGACGTGCGCCCCGGCGCGCAGGAAGGCGAGGCCGCCGCGCGCGCGGCCAGTACCGCCGCCGTGCCGCGCGGGCGGGTGGGGGCCGGGACGGGTGCCACGGCCGGGAAGTACCTGGGGGTGGGCGCAGTGCCGGGCGGACTGGGGAGTGTGCTGCTTGAGCGGCACGGGGTGCAGGTGGGGGCTCTGGCGGTCGTGAACCCGATCGGGGACGTGCTGGATGAACGTGGGGGGGTGCTGGCCGGACCGGGGGTGGGGCCGGGCGCGGTCGCGTTCACGCCTGGCGACGCCGAAAACACCACGCTGGTGGCCGTGGTGACCGAGCATGCGCTGACCAAGGGGGAGTGCCGCCGGCTGGCGGACGCTGCGCAGGCGGCCCTGGCGCGCGTGATTCACCCCAGCCATACGTTCTGGGACGGGGACAGTGCGTTCATGCTGAGCAGCGGTACGCGTCCAGCGGCGGATCCCATGCTGCTGGGGGCGTTGGTGCAGGAGGCGGTGTGTGCGGCGGTGCGGGATGCGGTCCGCACCGCCGGGTCCGCCCTGGCTCAGTGA